From the Streptomyces sp. KMM 9044 genome, one window contains:
- a CDS encoding IS4 family transposase, which yields MGALTRFVPFELVDSVLEGLGRRTVVRRVPSRVAVYFVLALVLFPGLGYGQVWDKLIGAVRQLGGGVELLSRTSLGGLRRRLGPVPFKELFEVVAGPLGGRRTVGVFYRGLRTVAFDGCRSTRVPESAANLAWLGKHRLRGDAQASYPLLHLMALMETGTRAVLGAVLGATRGEVGMALELMDRVKEGMPLLADRGFDSNEFIRAVHAGGAALLLRACATRRPVVLKILHDGSYLSVIAGVPVRIIEARTTVTCADGSTHRGDYRLITTLLDARRHPAGELVTLYHQRWEIEVAFLALRHTMVGGQVLRSQDPQGLRQEMWALLTVYQVIRTAMADATDAISGCDPDRACFTVALNTARDSLITATDILPAPGCELTSTITLAVSENLLDPRRPRISARTVKSASSRYNWRPVDEDRPQVSTPVTRIDTAIHPPRAALLIPRATTAPAPAPEHHAPPRPRPQIPLPPPAPPHTTRLQDLRALMATAPERHWRLGELNALLRLEPVNGLGRQLLTWSQRGILTRTGHGTYALPEGPPITSRRSLRPEDVLTVMATEPERHWRPRELAEVMGTFKESTLAQVMSTWSHKGLLTKTAPAVHTLPGKPTTRHASEPRNATKHHKPTRSISSAPPSTRRIEHQIIQAA from the coding sequence TTGGGGGCTTTGACCAGGTTCGTTCCGTTCGAGTTGGTGGACTCCGTTCTGGAGGGCCTGGGTCGGCGTACCGTGGTGCGCCGGGTCCCCTCGCGAGTGGCGGTCTACTTCGTACTGGCGCTGGTGCTGTTCCCGGGGCTGGGGTACGGGCAGGTGTGGGACAAGCTGATCGGTGCGGTCCGCCAACTCGGTGGCGGCGTCGAACTGCTGTCCCGCACGAGCCTGGGAGGGTTGCGTCGCAGGTTGGGGCCGGTTCCGTTCAAGGAGCTGTTCGAGGTCGTCGCGGGACCGCTGGGTGGCCGCCGGACGGTGGGCGTGTTCTACCGGGGCCTGCGCACGGTCGCGTTCGACGGCTGCAGGTCGACCCGGGTGCCGGAGTCCGCGGCCAACCTCGCCTGGCTGGGCAAGCACCGCCTCAGGGGCGACGCGCAGGCCAGCTACCCCCTGCTGCACCTGATGGCCCTGATGGAGACCGGCACCCGGGCGGTACTGGGAGCGGTGCTCGGTGCGACGCGAGGCGAGGTCGGCATGGCACTGGAGCTCATGGACCGGGTCAAGGAGGGCATGCCCCTCCTCGCGGACCGGGGCTTCGACTCCAACGAGTTCATCCGCGCGGTCCACGCCGGCGGGGCCGCACTGTTGCTGCGCGCGTGCGCCACCCGCAGACCCGTGGTGCTGAAGATCCTGCACGACGGCTCGTACCTGTCGGTGATCGCCGGGGTCCCGGTCCGCATCATCGAGGCCCGGACCACTGTCACCTGCGCCGACGGCAGCACCCACCGCGGCGACTACCGGCTGATCACCACCCTGCTCGACGCCCGCCGCCACCCCGCCGGCGAACTCGTGACCCTCTACCACCAGCGCTGGGAGATAGAAGTCGCGTTTCTGGCCCTGCGCCACACCATGGTCGGCGGCCAGGTCCTGCGCTCGCAGGACCCCCAGGGACTGCGGCAGGAGATGTGGGCCCTGCTCACGGTCTACCAGGTCATCCGCACCGCGATGGCCGACGCCACCGATGCGATCTCCGGCTGCGACCCGGACCGGGCCTGCTTCACCGTCGCCCTGAACACCGCCCGCGACTCGCTCATCACCGCCACCGACATCCTGCCCGCACCAGGATGCGAACTGACCAGCACCATCACCCTGGCGGTAAGCGAGAACCTGCTGGACCCCCGCCGCCCACGCATCAGCGCACGCACCGTCAAATCCGCCTCCAGCCGATACAACTGGAGACCCGTCGACGAGGACCGCCCCCAGGTCAGCACGCCGGTCACCAGGATCGACACCGCCATCCACCCACCACGGGCCGCGCTCCTGATCCCCCGGGCCACCACCGCACCAGCACCCGCCCCCGAGCACCACGCCCCGCCGCGACCGCGCCCCCAGATCCCACTCCCGCCGCCGGCCCCGCCACACACCACCCGCCTGCAGGATCTTCGGGCGCTCATGGCCACCGCCCCCGAACGCCACTGGCGCCTGGGCGAACTCAACGCGCTCCTACGCCTCGAACCCGTCAACGGACTCGGGCGCCAACTGCTCACCTGGTCACAGCGGGGAATCCTGACCAGGACCGGACACGGCACCTACGCCCTCCCCGAAGGCCCACCCATCACCTCCCGGCGCAGTCTTCGCCCAGAAGACGTCCTCACCGTCATGGCCACCGAACCCGAACGCCACTGGCGCCCGAGGGAACTGGCGGAAGTCATGGGGACCTTCAAGGAGAGCACTCTCGCACAAGTCATGAGCACCTGGTCACACAAAGGACTGCTGACCAAGACCGCTCCAGCCGTCCATACCCTCCCCGGCAAGCCCACAACACGCCACGCCAGCGAACCAAGAAACGCAACAAAACATCACAAACCAACCAGATCGATCTCCTCAGCCCCGCCCTCAACCCGAAGAATTGAACACCAAATCATCCAAGCCGCTTGA
- a CDS encoding alpha-1,2-mannosidase produces the protein MSMEATYADFSVSPARLANADVRHDDGRFAGAHLALGAGGTVTMEFEVEDPEDIPQATLTVTALVSKLGPEPGYAPVDILLQGEALAEGLTVPGGGDLPQDNVFAVPGHLLKAGTNTLEIRCSAKARSMFWLYRITLDPVAQRGRSERAWNAEAARDSVFTYRTERRSAHASPFRSWQAAPRLLFHIDRDENSLPAQLSWKGDDGTETAISFQSNMSDFHGVHRAADGTAYEYRGRLTGRWPYAEGMPDAPVSGSHHLHRFRTEEGWGGGWHRSHELRLLVDDGGPAPAERVSWRDQRGNSGVAVLHTLSNEVGATEVEASDEFEEAGEIAENLIEDSHDKWLAGDDVALLDFTLARPAAVTSYTLTSANDCAERDPRDWTLLGSHDGTAWTPLDVRIGERFTDRFETREFFLRPRADMPAFRHYRLDITRNSGGSETQLTGVRFVAAPSGKGFTGYYQRYNEGPIGYRGTPVPSAPAAALPAPLLVSDLDAAVESLTGTAQTLAALAARLRGN, from the coding sequence ATGAGCATGGAAGCCACCTACGCGGACTTCTCCGTCAGCCCGGCCCGGCTGGCCAACGCCGATGTCCGGCACGACGACGGCCGGTTCGCCGGGGCCCATCTGGCGCTCGGCGCGGGTGGGACCGTGACCATGGAGTTCGAGGTGGAGGACCCCGAGGACATCCCCCAGGCGACGCTCACCGTCACCGCTCTTGTCTCCAAGCTCGGCCCCGAGCCCGGGTACGCGCCCGTCGACATCCTGCTCCAGGGCGAGGCACTGGCCGAGGGCCTCACCGTGCCCGGTGGCGGCGACCTCCCGCAGGACAACGTCTTCGCTGTGCCCGGACATCTGCTCAAGGCCGGGACCAACACCCTGGAGATACGCTGCTCCGCCAAGGCCCGCAGCATGTTCTGGCTCTACCGGATCACTCTCGACCCCGTCGCCCAGCGGGGCCGCTCCGAGCGCGCGTGGAATGCGGAGGCCGCCCGGGACTCGGTCTTCACGTACCGGACCGAACGCCGTTCCGCCCACGCCTCCCCTTTCCGCTCCTGGCAGGCGGCCCCGCGGCTGCTGTTCCACATCGACCGGGACGAGAACTCGCTGCCCGCGCAGCTCAGCTGGAAGGGTGACGACGGTACCGAGACGGCCATCAGCTTCCAGTCCAACATGTCGGACTTCCACGGCGTCCACCGTGCCGCCGACGGTACGGCGTACGAGTACCGGGGCCGTCTCACCGGCAGGTGGCCGTACGCGGAGGGCATGCCTGACGCCCCGGTCTCCGGCTCGCACCACCTGCACCGCTTCCGCACCGAGGAGGGCTGGGGCGGCGGCTGGCACCGTTCCCACGAACTGCGGCTCCTGGTGGACGACGGCGGCCCCGCCCCCGCGGAGCGGGTGTCCTGGCGCGACCAGCGCGGGAACTCCGGAGTGGCCGTGCTGCACACCCTGTCGAACGAGGTCGGGGCCACCGAGGTCGAGGCGAGCGACGAGTTCGAGGAAGCCGGCGAGATCGCGGAAAACCTCATTGAGGACTCCCACGACAAGTGGCTGGCCGGCGACGACGTCGCCCTGCTCGACTTCACCCTCGCCCGTCCCGCCGCCGTCACCTCGTACACCCTCACCTCCGCGAACGACTGCGCCGAGCGCGATCCTCGCGACTGGACCCTCCTCGGGTCCCACGACGGCACGGCCTGGACCCCCTTGGACGTGCGCATCGGGGAGAGGTTCACCGACCGCTTCGAGACGCGGGAGTTCTTCCTGCGTCCCCGCGCCGACATGCCCGCCTTCCGTCACTACCGCCTCGACATCACCCGCAACTCCGGCGGGAGCGAGACGCAGCTCACCGGGGTCCGTTTCGTCGCGGCCCCCTCCGGCAAGGGGTTCACCGGCTACTACCAGCGCTACAACGAGGGGCCGATCGGCTACCGGGGTACGCCGGTTCCCTCCGCGCCCGCCGCCGCCCTCCCGGCACCCCTCCTCGTCTCGGACCTGGACGCCGCCGTGGAGAGCCTGACCGGCACCGCCCAGACCCTTGCCGCCCTTGCGGCCCGCCTCCGCGGCAACTGA
- a CDS encoding DUF192 domain-containing protein, whose product MAAWRDGCGELVVPGHEGRPDVRVPLEIAASYRTRTKGLLGRDSLDGALLLSPANSIHTFRMRMPIDVAYLDRRLRVIAVRTMAPGRLGLPRMRARHVVESGAGAMTGWGLRRGVRVTVLTSPPGPSIVKAAPATPHD is encoded by the coding sequence ATGGCGGCCTGGCGAGACGGGTGTGGGGAGTTGGTCGTGCCGGGTCACGAGGGACGGCCGGACGTGCGGGTACCGCTGGAGATCGCCGCCTCCTACCGCACCCGCACCAAAGGGCTGTTGGGGCGGGACTCGCTCGACGGCGCGCTGCTCCTCTCCCCCGCCAACAGCATCCACACCTTCCGTATGCGCATGCCCATCGACGTCGCCTATCTGGACCGGCGTCTGCGCGTCATCGCTGTACGCACCATGGCTCCGGGACGGCTGGGGCTGCCGAGGATGCGGGCGCGGCATGTCGTCGAGTCCGGGGCCGGGGCGATGACGGGGTGGGGGCTGAGGAGAGGGGTGCGGGTGACAGTGCTGACGAGCCCTCCCGGCCCCAGCATCGTGAAGGCGGCGCCCGCCACGCCGCACGACTAG
- a CDS encoding ISAs1 family transposase produces MEFSTLCDLGLPVPADASSLISPAFDQLRPHPEVSGSDPPDLLERLAQVPAPRDPRGERHPLVTLLALTACTVLAGARSLLAVSGGVADAPPPCSNGSARSSTRWSRNGPGPRNPRSGDCSPESTRTPWTGRSEPGSRTGRPGGQGLRGLAVDEEPPRGAARAKGREIHLLAACDHANALVLAQMDVGEKTNEITRCRPLLDSIGDLAGTVVTSDAMHTRHDHAVYLLDRQAHYIVIAERNTKKLRQQLKSLSWKQIPLQDRTRATGHGRRETRRLKVCTGQQPAFPGVRQAVRIVHRRVHRKSGKIGLKTVYAVTGLTAEQAGSARPTDSKAPERRGPAPRQGRHLRRGRLPAAEDRKHPPERWPPAETSRSELSARPAPATSPPASDGKPETTPGPLPFSASHDQNGRHRTTPKP; encoded by the coding sequence ATGGAGTTCTCTACGCTCTGCGACCTTGGACTGCCCGTGCCTGCCGATGCATCATCTCTGATCTCCCCTGCCTTCGACCAGCTCAGACCGCATCCGGAAGTGTCCGGGAGCGACCCTCCGGATCTGCTGGAACGCCTCGCGCAGGTCCCGGCCCCGCGGGATCCACGGGGAGAACGGCATCCTCTCGTGACGCTCCTGGCACTGACGGCCTGCACGGTCCTCGCCGGAGCGCGATCCCTGCTCGCGGTGAGTGGAGGGGTGGCCGACGCACCGCCGCCCTGCTCGAACGGCTCGGCACGGTCGTCGACCCGCTGGTCCCGAAACGGTCCTGGCCCGCGGAATCCACGATCCGGCGACTGCTCGCCAGAATCGACGCGGACGCCCTGGACCGGGCGGTCGGAGCCTGGCTCGCGGACCGGAAGACCAGGGGGGCAAGGGCTGAGAGGGCTCGCGGTCGACGAGGAGCCGCCGCGGGGTGCGGCCCGCGCGAAGGGACGGGAAATCCACCTCCTGGCCGCCTGTGACCACGCGAACGCACTGGTCCTGGCCCAGATGGACGTCGGTGAGAAGACCAACGAGATCACCCGCTGCCGGCCTCTGCTCGACAGCATCGGGGATCTGGCCGGCACGGTCGTCACCAGCGACGCGATGCACACCCGGCATGACCACGCCGTCTACCTGCTCGACCGGCAGGCCCACTACATCGTGATCGCCGAGCGCAACACGAAGAAGCTCCGTCAGCAGCTCAAGTCCCTTTCCTGGAAGCAGATCCCACTGCAGGACAGGACCCGTGCGACCGGTCACGGCCGCCGGGAGACCCGCCGGCTGAAGGTGTGCACGGGTCAGCAACCTGCTTTTCCCGGCGTCCGCCAGGCCGTCCGGATCGTCCACCGCCGCGTCCACCGCAAGTCCGGGAAGATCGGCCTCAAGACCGTCTACGCGGTCACCGGCCTCACCGCCGAGCAGGCCGGCTCGGCTCGCCCGACTGATTCGAAGGCACCGGAGCGTCGAGGCCCTGCGCCACGTCAGGGACGTCACCTCCGCCGAGGACGCCTCCCAGCTGCGGAGGACCGGAAACACCCCCCAGAGCGATGGCCACCTGCAGAAACCTCGCGATCGGAGCTCTCCGCCCGACCGGCGCCCGCAACATCGCCTCCGGCCTCCGACGGGAAGCCCGAGACCACACCCGGCCCCTTGCCCTTCTCGGCCTCACATGATCAAAACGGACGACATCGGACTACGCCGAAGCCCTGA